Proteins encoded in a region of the Flavobacterium sp. MDT1-60 genome:
- a CDS encoding aldehyde dehydrogenase (NADP(+)), which produces MTTGKNYIGDVLSAKGKTTYKTINPEQNSENETVFYEATEDEISQAVLLAEEAFKTYGTIEDVKKANFLEAIAEEIEALGEDLLVSYIKESGLPEGRANGERARTTGQLRAFATMLREGSWVEAIINKTEGKPDIRRLQIPIGPVVVFGASNFPLAFSTAGGDTASALAAGCPVVVKSHPLHAGTGEMVASAVIKAAKRTGMPNGVFSNLNSSGTAVGTALVEHPSIKAVGFTGSTKGGIALCKAAANRAIPIPVYAEMGSINPVIVLPSALKTDVEKWAKNYAGSIVAGTGQFCTNPGLILGIKSNELDYFITILALEIDKLEPTCMLNPNIKKQYETLKSEVLGQEGYTQQTTLNREVKPNYALQNVITVDGDTFLKNRTFHQEVFGPFSVVVKCDDIQQLNEIILDLEGQLTGTILNADLKEYEDFKEVIENLKNKVGRLIFNNVPTGVEVCSAMTHGGPFPASSDSKFTSVGLTAVKRWVRPVTFQDWPDELLPQALQDKNPLGINRIVNDIVTQNTI; this is translated from the coding sequence ATGACGACAGGTAAAAATTATATTGGAGACGTGCTTTCCGCAAAAGGTAAAACGACATATAAAACCATAAACCCAGAACAAAATTCTGAAAATGAAACAGTTTTTTATGAAGCTACCGAAGATGAAATTTCTCAGGCCGTACTTTTAGCCGAAGAAGCTTTTAAAACATACGGAACAATTGAAGACGTAAAAAAAGCTAATTTTCTGGAAGCGATAGCAGAAGAAATTGAAGCACTTGGCGAAGATTTATTAGTAAGCTACATTAAGGAATCAGGCCTTCCGGAAGGAAGAGCAAATGGAGAACGCGCAAGAACAACCGGGCAGTTAAGAGCATTTGCAACCATGCTTAGAGAAGGTTCGTGGGTTGAAGCAATCATTAATAAAACAGAAGGCAAACCAGACATCCGAAGATTACAGATTCCAATTGGACCTGTAGTTGTTTTTGGAGCCAGTAATTTTCCTCTTGCCTTTTCTACAGCTGGAGGAGATACTGCAAGCGCACTGGCAGCCGGCTGCCCTGTGGTGGTGAAATCGCATCCGCTTCATGCCGGAACAGGTGAAATGGTAGCTTCGGCAGTTATTAAGGCAGCCAAAAGAACAGGAATGCCAAATGGTGTTTTCTCCAATCTCAACAGCAGCGGTACAGCAGTGGGAACCGCTTTAGTAGAACATCCTTCAATTAAGGCAGTTGGATTTACAGGAAGTACTAAAGGAGGCATAGCGCTTTGCAAAGCTGCAGCAAATAGAGCTATCCCAATTCCGGTTTACGCCGAGATGGGAAGTATTAATCCGGTGATTGTTTTACCCTCTGCTTTGAAAACAGATGTTGAAAAATGGGCTAAAAATTATGCCGGATCGATTGTGGCAGGAACGGGTCAGTTTTGCACAAATCCCGGTCTTATTTTAGGAATAAAAAGCAACGAACTGGATTATTTTATTACTATTTTAGCTTTAGAGATTGATAAATTAGAACCAACTTGCATGCTGAATCCTAATATCAAAAAGCAATATGAAACCCTGAAATCAGAAGTGCTTGGACAGGAAGGATATACACAGCAAACAACTTTAAACAGAGAAGTAAAACCAAATTATGCATTGCAAAATGTAATTACGGTCGATGGCGATACTTTCTTAAAAAACAGAACGTTTCATCAGGAGGTTTTCGGCCCTTTTTCTGTTGTCGTTAAATGTGATGATATTCAGCAGCTCAATGAAATTATTTTGGATTTAGAAGGACAATTGACCGGAACCATTTTAAATGCTGATCTAAAAGAATATGAAGATTTCAAAGAAGTAATTGAAAATCTTAAAAATAAAGTCGGACGCTTAATTTTTAATAATGTTCCTACCGGTGTAGAGGTTTGTTCGGCAATGACACACGGTGGACCTTTTCCCGCAAGTTCAGACAGCAAATTTACCTCAGTAGGATTAACTGCAGTCAAAAGATGGGTTCGGCCGGTAACTTTTCAGGATTGGCCGGATGAGTTGCTTCCACAAGCACTGCAGGATAAAAATCCGTTAGGAATTAATAGAATAGTAAATGATATAGTAACCCAGAACACCATTTAA
- a CDS encoding dihydrodipicolinate synthase family protein produces the protein MKINWDGVMPAVTTKFTAEGQLDLVMFEKNIKAQIDAGVNGIILGGTLGEASTLTKEEKEVLINNTLRIVEGKIPVIVNIAEQTTSEAITLAKRAEELGVNGLMLLPPMRYKATDYETVVYFKEIAKSTSLPIMIYNNPVDYKIEVTLDMFEELLKLENIQAVKESTRDISNVTRIRNRFGDRLKVLCGVDTLALESLVAGADGWVAGLVVAYPAETVAIYKLVKAGKVAEALAIYRWFMPLLELDISPQLVQNIKLAEVATGLGTENVRAPRLPLQGAERERVLTIIDSAMKNRPVLPAYKNI, from the coding sequence ATGAAAATAAATTGGGATGGCGTAATGCCGGCTGTAACGACAAAGTTTACAGCAGAAGGTCAATTGGACCTTGTAATGTTCGAAAAAAATATTAAAGCACAAATTGATGCTGGAGTTAATGGAATCATACTGGGGGGAACTCTTGGTGAAGCCAGTACATTAACCAAAGAAGAAAAAGAGGTTTTAATAAATAACACTTTACGAATAGTGGAAGGGAAAATTCCCGTTATCGTAAATATTGCAGAACAAACCACAAGCGAAGCGATAACTTTGGCAAAACGCGCTGAAGAATTAGGCGTAAATGGTCTTATGCTTTTGCCGCCAATGCGATACAAAGCAACAGATTATGAAACAGTGGTCTATTTCAAAGAAATTGCAAAAAGTACTTCATTGCCTATTATGATTTACAACAATCCTGTAGATTATAAAATTGAGGTAACACTTGACATGTTCGAAGAACTTTTAAAACTGGAAAATATTCAGGCAGTTAAAGAGTCGACAAGAGACATCAGTAACGTAACGAGAATCAGAAACCGTTTTGGAGACCGATTAAAAGTACTTTGTGGTGTTGATACTTTAGCACTTGAAAGTTTAGTGGCTGGAGCCGATGGCTGGGTTGCCGGTTTGGTAGTGGCCTATCCTGCTGAAACGGTTGCAATTTATAAATTGGTAAAAGCTGGCAAAGTTGCTGAAGCACTAGCTATCTACAGATGGTTCATGCCATTATTAGAATTGGATATTTCTCCGCAATTGGTGCAAAATATCAAACTAGCCGAAGTAGCAACAGGACTTGGAACAGAAAATGTAAGAGCACCAAGATTGCCTTTGCAGGGAGCTGAAAGAGAACGTGTTTTGACCATCATTGATTCAGCAATGAAAAACAGACCGGTTTTGCCAGCGTATAAAAATATTTAA
- a CDS encoding AraC family transcriptional regulator, protein MKILPFKIPKTEREALIYQEDIERVFYDQLHQHEEIQISYIAKGSGTLIVGDSINDYKEEDILVIGENIPHVFRSNTEASPESVMLTLFFTKTSFGKDFFSLNDMSSLEDFFKESEYGMKILSNQKKIIHHFTKLRKQNKIQRIASFLKIINIIITSEKTPLSSFVYKKKYTDDEGRRMSAVFEYAIEYYHQNITLDEVAEKANMSKNAFCRYFKKRTNKTFFQFLIEIRIENACKLLHHKKDLSIASISELCGFQDIANFNRKFKELKGVSPSHYRSQIS, encoded by the coding sequence TTGAAAATTCTACCTTTTAAAATACCTAAAACCGAGAGAGAAGCCCTTATTTATCAGGAAGATATTGAACGTGTTTTCTATGATCAGCTGCATCAGCATGAAGAAATTCAGATTAGCTATATTGCAAAAGGTTCAGGAACTTTAATTGTTGGAGATTCGATAAACGATTATAAGGAAGAAGATATTTTGGTAATTGGTGAGAATATCCCTCATGTTTTTAGAAGTAATACTGAGGCCAGTCCCGAATCTGTGATGCTGACTTTATTTTTTACCAAAACCTCCTTTGGAAAAGATTTTTTCAGTCTTAATGATATGAGCAGTCTCGAAGATTTTTTTAAGGAATCTGAATATGGTATGAAAATACTATCGAACCAAAAGAAAATAATTCATCATTTTACCAAGCTAAGAAAACAGAATAAAATACAGCGTATTGCTTCATTTTTAAAGATCATAAACATTATTATTACTTCAGAAAAAACACCTCTTTCCTCCTTTGTTTACAAAAAGAAATATACCGATGATGAAGGAAGAAGAATGAGCGCCGTTTTTGAATATGCAATCGAATATTATCATCAGAATATTACTTTGGACGAAGTGGCCGAGAAGGCCAATATGAGTAAAAATGCATTTTGCCGTTATTTTAAAAAACGCACCAATAAGACTTTTTTTCAGTTTTTGATTGAAATCAGAATTGAAAATGCCTGCAAATTACTACACCATAAAAAAGATCTCTCGATAGCCTCCATATCTGAGCTTTGCGGATTTCAGGACATTGCCAATTTCAACAGAAAGTTTAAGGAATTAAAAGGAGTCTCTCCTTCGCATTATCGTTCCCAAATTAGTTAA
- a CDS encoding M61 family metallopeptidase, with translation MKYKIQIIKICFFIIVSQTSIYGQKRNKTVNTVIKMDYSVAFQEPESHYIEVTLNFDKLLSSQTNLILPVWTPGYYLILDTPRYIVDFDVADAVGNKIKWSKKTKNCWVVENGKTSAIRVKYRVFANKKSVAESYVDADKAFLMPNTIFMHVEKALNNPVTLRINRYKNWKKVSTGLQSTAQDSLIFTAKNIDTFYDSPIYLGSQKIINFAHEGKSYSLGIVTPQGLKEGKFISDLKKIMTATTAIMKKVPYDDYTYIMMESGGGGLEHWNSQAIFTNGNFDFKSDQQYTDFLNFVTHEYFHLYNVKAIRPIELGPFDYNKENYTSMLWVSEGFTVYYEYIIMINAGLLDGKEALKYITESIKRYENIEGSKHMSLSGSSFDIWLNFFNNEENAKQTTISYYNKGPVIGFLLDLEIRNNTHNQKALDDVMRFLYNEYYEKKGRGFTEAEFWQASEQIAGKSLAEIKSYVDTVKEIDYQNI, from the coding sequence ATGAAATATAAAATACAAATCATAAAAATCTGTTTTTTTATCATAGTTTCTCAAACCTCGATTTATGGTCAAAAAAGAAATAAAACGGTCAATACAGTAATAAAAATGGATTATTCCGTTGCCTTTCAGGAACCGGAATCTCATTACATTGAAGTGACTTTAAATTTTGATAAGCTTTTGTCTTCGCAAACAAATTTGATACTTCCGGTCTGGACACCGGGCTATTATTTAATTTTAGATACACCAAGATATATTGTAGATTTTGATGTCGCAGATGCTGTTGGAAACAAAATAAAATGGAGTAAAAAAACTAAAAATTGCTGGGTAGTAGAAAACGGTAAAACATCTGCTATACGAGTAAAATACAGGGTTTTTGCCAATAAGAAATCGGTAGCAGAATCCTATGTAGATGCAGATAAAGCATTTTTGATGCCCAACACTATTTTCATGCATGTAGAAAAGGCGCTCAATAACCCGGTAACACTAAGAATCAATCGCTATAAAAACTGGAAAAAAGTGTCCACGGGATTACAGTCAACAGCTCAGGACAGTTTAATTTTTACAGCCAAAAATATCGATACTTTTTATGACAGCCCCATTTATTTAGGCAGTCAAAAAATAATAAATTTTGCACATGAAGGAAAATCCTATTCTTTAGGAATTGTAACTCCACAAGGATTAAAGGAAGGAAAATTCATCTCGGATCTTAAAAAAATAATGACAGCGACAACGGCAATCATGAAAAAGGTACCCTATGATGATTACACTTACATTATGATGGAATCTGGAGGTGGCGGTCTGGAACATTGGAACTCTCAGGCTATTTTTACCAACGGAAATTTCGATTTTAAATCCGATCAGCAGTACACTGATTTTTTAAATTTTGTAACCCATGAGTATTTTCATCTCTACAACGTAAAGGCAATCCGTCCTATAGAATTAGGTCCCTTTGACTATAACAAGGAGAATTATACGTCAATGTTATGGGTTTCGGAAGGATTTACCGTTTACTATGAATATATCATTATGATCAATGCAGGATTACTTGATGGCAAAGAAGCTTTGAAATATATAACAGAATCCATAAAAAGATATGAAAACATTGAAGGAAGCAAGCACATGTCGTTATCAGGATCTAGTTTTGATATCTGGCTGAACTTTTTTAATAATGAAGAGAATGCCAAACAAACTACAATATCCTACTACAACAAAGGTCCCGTAATTGGCTTTTTATTGGATCTTGAAATAAGGAACAACACTCATAACCAAAAAGCATTGGACGATGTGATGCGTTTTTTATACAATGAATATTATGAGAAAAAAGGAAGAGGATTTACCGAAGCCGAATTCTGGCAGGCATCTGAACAAATCGCAGGAAAATCATTAGCAGAAATAAAATCTTATGTTGATACCGTAAAAGAAATAGATTATCAAAATATTTAA
- a CDS encoding RagB/SusD family nutrient uptake outer membrane protein, producing the protein MKKSNNKYKIALFSILLSCAACTDLDETLYSDISAEKTQLTAEDLTNIIGPAFSKFRDVYWGWNGLFDLYEESSDLIVTPFRNGIGWGDLYITMHMHTWGPTLGHIDGLWYNAYAGINSANRAMYQIENLEGIENKEIYINELRALRAMYYYLLYDNFRRVPLVTTYDLPKGYLPTQNTDKEVYDFIEKELLETMPSLSEANTQATYGRVTKWTAKMTLAKLYLNSEVYTGTAKWNQALNQVNDIIASGKFSLASNYSDPFLIKNEASVEEIFTIPFDDKFAGGSYYPYKTLYGASQATFDLSGSPWGGSGGIPQFIDTYDSDDERLKDSWLGGLQYTKSGEPLILESGQQLNYINYMSDVNGTEYNEGYRFVKYEIGSGTVAGTANDVPFYRYTDALMIKAECLLRTGNASGATAIVTEIRQRAFKRTDPAKASVSGTKLLGGSVYKYGEYSNGTITKLEGGSDVQYGGFLDELAWEFVGEHHRKQDLIRFGVYTKKSWFSHKPNGGFRIVFPIPQSQMDSNHNLTQNTGYTN; encoded by the coding sequence ATGAAAAAGTCAAATAACAAATATAAAATTGCGCTCTTCTCTATATTGCTTTCCTGCGCTGCATGTACAGATTTAGATGAAACGCTATACAGTGATATTTCGGCAGAAAAAACACAATTAACGGCAGAGGATTTAACCAATATTATTGGTCCTGCCTTTAGCAAATTCAGAGATGTTTATTGGGGATGGAACGGGCTTTTTGATCTTTATGAAGAGTCATCGGATTTGATTGTAACACCATTCAGAAATGGAATCGGCTGGGGCGATTTGTACATTACCATGCACATGCATACATGGGGACCGACTTTAGGACATATTGATGGTTTATGGTACAATGCTTATGCTGGAATAAACAGTGCCAATAGAGCCATGTATCAAATCGAAAACTTAGAAGGTATTGAAAATAAAGAAATCTATATCAATGAACTTAGGGCTTTAAGAGCCATGTACTACTATTTGTTGTACGATAACTTTAGAAGAGTGCCGCTGGTTACCACTTATGATTTGCCTAAAGGATATTTACCAACCCAAAATACAGATAAGGAAGTGTATGATTTTATCGAAAAAGAACTCCTTGAAACTATGCCAAGTTTAAGTGAGGCCAATACACAGGCAACCTATGGCAGGGTTACCAAATGGACAGCAAAAATGACGCTGGCAAAGTTGTACCTGAATTCTGAGGTATATACTGGAACAGCAAAATGGAACCAGGCATTAAACCAGGTAAATGATATAATCGCAAGCGGAAAATTTAGCCTGGCCAGTAATTATTCTGATCCTTTTTTAATAAAAAACGAGGCATCAGTTGAGGAAATATTTACAATTCCTTTTGATGATAAATTTGCAGGAGGATCTTATTATCCATATAAAACCCTTTACGGGGCAAGTCAGGCTACATTTGATCTCTCTGGATCGCCTTGGGGAGGAAGCGGTGGAATTCCTCAGTTTATCGATACCTATGACTCCGATGATGAACGTTTGAAAGATTCATGGCTTGGAGGTCTGCAATATACTAAGTCTGGAGAACCTTTGATTTTAGAAAGTGGACAGCAGTTGAATTATATCAATTATATGTCTGATGTAAACGGTACAGAATACAATGAAGGATATCGCTTTGTAAAATATGAAATTGGGTCAGGTACTGTTGCCGGTACTGCAAATGATGTACCTTTTTACAGGTACACCGATGCACTGATGATAAAAGCAGAATGCCTCTTAAGAACCGGCAACGCCTCAGGAGCCACCGCTATCGTTACCGAAATAAGACAGCGTGCATTCAAGAGAACAGATCCTGCAAAAGCAAGTGTTTCCGGAACTAAATTATTGGGAGGCAGTGTTTACAAATATGGTGAATATTCCAACGGAACAATTACAAAATTAGAAGGTGGAAGTGATGTTCAATATGGTGGTTTCCTTGATGAATTAGCATGGGAATTTGTCGGTGAGCATCACCGAAAACAAGATTTGATCAGATTTGGTGTATACACTAAAAAATCATGGTTTTCTCATAAACCAAACGGTGGGTTTAGAATTGTATTTCCTATACCTCAAAGCCAAATGGACTCCAATCATAATTTGACACAGAATACAGGATATACAAACTAA
- a CDS encoding SusC/RagA family TonB-linked outer membrane protein → MKPTTQAFKSTATSCYRDKMFYTILFLFVVFSAFSQQKISGKITDANNVPLPGVSVLEKNTINGVASDFDGNFEITTKGNNAILVFSYLGLKTKELKTDGKKILNVILESDVNELTEVVLIGYGTQKRGEVTSAVATVKAKDFTQGAIRDASELIKGKVAGLSISNGSGDPGAGPSVSLRGISSLQGGTAPLVLINGIPGSLNSVAPEEIASIDVLKDASAAAIYGTRGANGVILITTKTVDKDIQTTMTFTQYTALSNFAKRADFLNASQMRQLLADGVKMPFKDEGYDTNWLDEISRTGVTLNNNLGLKGGNAQSNYVANVNYITQEGTFNKSYNDEFRVSFDGNHSMFDNLLKINLNLLSGRQKMGALGDGNSFNSNIYRQALIRNPTDRPQNDDGSWTQTDRFQYSNPVAMIEETDGLIENDWTRLSSTITLNLLPGWENKLLLATQRNTSFSGYSESKKHYSNTNQGRNGFASKSSGESQTDNLEFTSRYAKTLGKHSFSVMGGYSYQYNSNEGFWANNFDFPTDAYSYYNLGAGKALKDGLAGMSSFKNDNKLVGFFGRASYGYDNKYHLLASIRREGSSKFGTNYKWGTFPSVSAGWTISNESFLKDISVINNLKFRAGYGETGVIPNDSYLSQTLYQYEGYFYNNGEWVQGLEPASNPNPDLRWEKTQELNLGVDFAFFNNRISGSVDVYNKKTKDMLWDYTVPTPPYLYPSIKANVGQMENKGIEVLLNIVPVRTKDFEWTSIMTFSHNKNKLTSLSNDLYEIEGNFINTGDAGDPISFSTHRLEVGQSIGNFWGLKSVDITDNGKWIIETKDGTRKTLTPDLYNDENKQYLGNGIPAYYTGWTNTFKYKSFDLGIVLNGAYDFQILNFQRMFYENPTINYNMLTSAHDKVYGKTELNYSQTYVSYYIEDGDYVKLDNVTLGYTLDLKGLKFINSARVYASGSNLATITGYKGIDPELIRNPQDVLSWGNDRRDKYPSSRTFTLGINVTF, encoded by the coding sequence ATGAAACCAACCACACAAGCTTTTAAAAGTACAGCAACATCCTGTTACAGAGATAAGATGTTCTATACAATTTTATTTCTGTTTGTTGTTTTTAGCGCTTTCTCGCAACAGAAGATCAGCGGTAAAATCACAGATGCAAATAATGTCCCGCTTCCCGGGGTCTCAGTTTTGGAAAAAAATACAATCAATGGAGTTGCAAGTGATTTCGATGGGAATTTTGAAATAACGACCAAGGGAAATAACGCGATATTAGTTTTTTCCTATTTAGGTTTAAAAACCAAAGAACTAAAAACAGATGGTAAAAAGATTCTGAATGTAATTCTGGAATCGGATGTAAATGAGTTAACAGAAGTTGTTTTAATTGGATATGGTACTCAAAAAAGAGGCGAAGTTACCAGCGCAGTTGCGACAGTAAAAGCAAAAGATTTTACGCAAGGTGCCATTCGTGATGCTTCGGAGTTAATAAAGGGAAAAGTGGCCGGTCTTAGTATTTCAAACGGCTCAGGAGATCCAGGGGCAGGACCATCAGTTTCTTTGCGTGGAATTTCATCTCTGCAGGGAGGGACTGCACCACTTGTTTTAATTAATGGAATTCCAGGAAGTTTAAACAGCGTAGCGCCAGAAGAAATTGCTTCGATAGACGTACTTAAAGATGCATCTGCTGCCGCTATTTATGGAACCAGAGGAGCAAATGGTGTTATTTTGATTACTACAAAAACAGTAGATAAGGATATTCAAACAACAATGACTTTTACCCAGTATACAGCACTATCAAATTTTGCAAAAAGAGCTGATTTTCTTAATGCATCGCAAATGAGACAATTGCTTGCAGATGGTGTAAAAATGCCTTTTAAAGATGAAGGTTATGATACAAATTGGTTAGACGAAATTTCCAGAACAGGTGTAACACTTAATAATAACCTGGGTTTAAAAGGAGGAAATGCGCAGTCAAATTATGTAGCAAACGTAAATTATATTACACAGGAGGGAACCTTTAATAAGTCTTATAATGATGAGTTCAGGGTATCCTTTGATGGTAATCACTCGATGTTCGACAATTTATTAAAAATCAATTTGAACTTATTAAGCGGAAGGCAGAAAATGGGCGCTTTGGGCGATGGGAATTCTTTCAACAGCAACATTTACAGACAAGCGTTAATCAGAAACCCTACAGACAGACCACAAAACGATGACGGCAGCTGGACACAGACCGACAGGTTTCAATACTCAAATCCTGTAGCGATGATAGAGGAAACTGATGGACTGATTGAAAACGATTGGACAAGGCTGAGCTCTACCATTACCCTGAACCTTTTGCCGGGATGGGAAAACAAACTTTTACTGGCAACACAAAGAAATACAAGTTTCAGTGGCTATTCAGAAAGTAAGAAACATTATTCTAATACCAATCAGGGCAGAAACGGTTTTGCCTCTAAAAGTTCAGGTGAAAGCCAAACTGATAACCTTGAATTCACTTCAAGATATGCCAAAACATTAGGGAAACATAGTTTCAGTGTTATGGGAGGATACAGTTACCAATACAATTCTAATGAAGGATTCTGGGCAAATAACTTCGACTTCCCTACAGATGCCTATTCCTATTATAATTTAGGTGCAGGTAAAGCCCTAAAAGACGGACTTGCCGGAATGTCCAGTTTTAAGAACGATAATAAATTAGTGGGTTTCTTTGGAAGGGCAAGCTACGGTTACGATAATAAATACCATTTATTAGCCAGTATCAGAAGGGAAGGTTCTTCCAAATTTGGTACTAACTACAAATGGGGAACGTTTCCTTCTGTGTCTGCCGGATGGACCATCAGCAACGAATCATTTTTAAAAGACATTTCAGTTATCAATAATTTAAAATTTCGTGCAGGATATGGAGAAACCGGTGTAATTCCTAATGATTCTTATTTGTCACAGACTTTGTATCAGTATGAAGGATATTTCTATAATAACGGAGAATGGGTACAAGGTTTAGAACCAGCAAGTAATCCAAATCCTGATTTGCGTTGGGAGAAAACACAAGAGCTAAATTTGGGAGTAGATTTTGCCTTTTTCAATAACAGAATAAGCGGAAGTGTAGATGTTTACAACAAAAAAACAAAAGATATGCTGTGGGATTATACTGTACCAACTCCTCCATACTTATACCCAAGTATTAAAGCCAATGTTGGACAAATGGAAAACAAAGGAATTGAAGTATTATTAAATATTGTACCGGTTAGGACTAAAGATTTTGAGTGGACATCAATAATGACATTTTCTCACAACAAAAACAAATTAACAAGTTTATCCAACGATCTATATGAAATTGAAGGAAATTTTATCAATACAGGTGATGCCGGAGATCCAATTTCATTCTCAACTCACCGTTTAGAAGTAGGGCAGTCAATAGGTAATTTCTGGGGATTAAAATCAGTTGATATTACAGATAATGGTAAATGGATCATCGAAACGAAAGACGGAACAAGAAAAACCTTAACGCCGGATTTATACAATGATGAAAATAAACAATATCTCGGAAACGGTATTCCGGCTTATTATACAGGATGGACCAATACCTTTAAATATAAAAGTTTTGATTTAGGTATTGTTCTTAATGGGGCCTATGATTTCCAAATCCTGAATTTCCAGCGTATGTTTTATGAAAACCCGACGATCAACTATAACATGCTGACTTCTGCGCATGATAAGGTATACGGGAAAACAGAGCTTAATTATTCTCAAACCTATGTAAGTTATTATATAGAAGACGGGGATTATGTGAAACTGGATAACGTTACCTTAGGGTACACTCTTGATCTAAAAGGCTTAAAATTCATCAATTCGGCAAGAGTATATGCGTCAGGCTCAAACCTTGCAACTATTACGGGGTATAAAGGAATTGATCCTGAACTTATAAGAAATCCTCAAGATGTCTTATCATGGGGGAATGACAGGCGTGACAAGTATCCTTCAAGCCGCACCTTTACATTGGGAATTAACGTAACCTTTTAA
- a CDS encoding Crp/Fnr family transcriptional regulator, with amino-acid sequence MHDQLLNLIATKVALADYDKELCEKYFEPVSFSKNKIIEQEGIVPKYLYFVVSGFMRLFHYNNSGDEITTHINCPPGFITSYSHFINFTKSNENVECITECVLLRIAKVDLDFLVQNSSVFRDFSTWVFQQSITYNENRSKDLATLTAEQRYKKLINNYPQILHNVPLQYIASFLGMNPKSLSRIRKQMIK; translated from the coding sequence ATGCATGACCAATTATTGAATCTGATAGCTACAAAAGTTGCACTTGCTGACTACGATAAAGAATTATGCGAAAAGTATTTTGAACCTGTATCATTTTCAAAAAATAAAATTATTGAACAAGAAGGCATAGTCCCGAAATATCTTTATTTTGTTGTATCGGGTTTTATGCGATTGTTTCACTACAATAATTCAGGCGACGAAATTACAACCCATATCAACTGTCCCCCAGGATTTATCACTTCTTATAGCCATTTTATCAACTTTACAAAATCTAATGAAAATGTAGAATGCATTACTGAATGTGTGCTTTTAAGAATTGCTAAAGTTGACCTGGACTTTCTTGTTCAAAATAGTTCCGTATTTAGGGATTTTAGTACCTGGGTATTTCAGCAATCAATTACGTACAACGAAAACCGCTCAAAAGATTTAGCAACCTTAACGGCAGAACAGCGTTACAAAAAGTTAATTAACAATTATCCTCAAATTCTACACAATGTACCTCTTCAATACATTGCTTCTTTTTTAGGAATGAACCCAAAAAGTTTGAGTAGAATTAGAAAACAAATGATTAAGTAA